From Labrus bergylta chromosome 22, fLabBer1.1, whole genome shotgun sequence, one genomic window encodes:
- the rbm14b gene encoding RNA-binding protein 14b isoform X3: MQIAAMDKSNTVKLFVGNLALDTTQEELSAIFEPYGQVVSCSVLRQFAFVHLQGEGAAERAIRELNGREFRGRNLVVEESRGRPLHSTKVFVGNLSGMCTTEDLQQLFQTFGKVLECDKVKARHSSSAGYAFVHMENKEDALQAIEALHGTSFKGRPLSVELSKVQPSKQAPTGKIPCVNCGKQGHYAGECPVGKPSLEQYQSQAAVLAAAAAAAAGLPLQVQQSVHNSVYNTSTFDPTYAALTGITTGTRTDGNPVNPAVYGALASQVYGANVANQLYGSVANQAALTSGATQMYGQMTPNIYGQISANNAAAAAAAAAAAAYSTPVYTQTMGNQVYLTAAPGLDMQTAAAAVNPAYTVSPALYGAATPAYAHISAMGAADPTTAIFEAARQAHYFAQGQQVVAEQQAAAAAAAAKSGERDRSPLRRSVPLLPDPVMKPFMYQRAKPRRPLLPTPAGRAAEEAAEAAEDPMARYYAEYYQQLQQYPQFQYAYPPPGAVTAIAGMPGMSAVPAVPTMSAQQVATLDALRPVVPTAAAMAAAMAAPRVYEPPLPPPTRKEAILRRPELSLHTPEPPFR; this comes from the exons ATGCAAAT cGCCGCCATGGACAAGAGCAACACAGTGAAGCTCTTCGTGGGCAACCTGGCGCTGGACACCACCCAGGAGGAGCTGTCGGCCATCTTCGAGCCCTACGGCCAGGTGGTCAGCTGCAGCGTGCTGCGCCAGTTCGCCTTCGTCCACCTGCAGGGCGAGGGCGCGGCCGAGCGAGCCATCCGCGAGCTCAACGGGCGGGAGTTTCGGGGCCGGAACCTGGTGGTGGAGGAGTCGAGGGGGAGGCCGCTGCACTCCACCAAGGTGTTTGTAGGTAACCTGAGTGGGATGTGCACCACTGAGGACCTGCAGCAGCTGTTCCAGACGTTCGGGAAGGTTCTTGAGTGTGACAAAGTGAAAG CCAGGCATTCCTCTTCTGCAGGCTATGCCTTTGTCCACATGGAAAACAAGGAAGACGCGCTCCAGGCCATCGAGGCCCTGCACGGCACCTCCTTTAAGGGACGGCCCCTCTCAGTCGAGCTGTCCAAGGTCCAGCCCAGCAAACAGGCGCCGACAGGGAAAATCCCCTGCGTTAACTGTGGGAAGCAGGGCCACTATGCCGGAGAATGTCCCGTAGGGAAGCCGTCTCTCGAGCAGTATCAGAGTCAGGCGGCGGTGCTCGCGGCTGCGGCCGCTGCGGCTGCGGGCCTGCCCCTCCAGGTCCAGCAGAGCGTGCACAATTCAGTCTACAACACCTCCACCTTCGACCCCACGTACGCTGCTCTCACCGGGATCACCACGGGCACGCGAACCGATGGAAACCCCGTCAATCCAGCGGTCTATGGCGCCCTTGCCAGCCAGGTGTACGGTGCCAACGTTGCCAATCAGCTTTACGGATCGGTGGCCAATCAGgcagctctcacatcaggcgcCACCCAAATGTACGGCCAGATGACTCCTAATATCTACGGCCAGATTTCCGCGAATAATGCGGCCGCGGCTGCTGCGGCCGCTGCGGCTGCCGCCTACTCCACTCCGGTTTACACCCAAACTATGGGCAACCAGGTCTACCTGACCGCTGCCCCCGGATTAGATATGCAAACAGCAGCGGCCGCGGTCAACCCGGCCTACACGGTATCGCCGGCGCTTTACGGCGCTGCAACGCCGGCCTACGCTCACATAAGTGCCATGGGAGCGGCGGACCCCACCACGGCCATCTTCGAGGCGGCCAGGCAGGCGCATTACTTTGCCCAGGGCCAGCAGGTGGTCGCCGAGCAGCAGGCGGCGGCGGCTGCGGCGGCGGCCAAGTCTGGTGAGAGGGACCGTAGCCCCCTGCGGAGGTCGGTGCCTCTGCTGCCGGACCCTGTGATGAAACCGTTCATGTACCAGAGAGCCAAGCCGCGGCGACCCCTGCTCCCCACTCCAGCCGGTCGGGCGGCGGAAGAGGCAGCCGAGGCGGCGGAGGACCCCATGGCGAG GTACTACGCAGAGTActaccagcagctgcagcagtatCCCCAGTTCCAGTACGCCTACCCACCGCCCGGCGCGGTCACGGCCATCGCCGGCATGCCGGGGATGTCGGCCGTCCCCGCCGTCCCCACGATGTCCGCCCAGCAAGTGGCCACGCTGGACGCCCTCAGGCCAGTGGTCCCCACCGCTGCGGCAATGGCTGCCGCCATGGCTGCGCCCAGGGTGTATGAGCCGCCGTTGCCGCCGCCCACGCGCAAGGAGGCCATCCTCCGCCGCCCCGAACTCTCCCTTCACACGCCTGAGCCCCCCTTCCGATAG
- the rbm14b gene encoding RNA-binding protein 14b isoform X2, which yields MSLSAAVSPPLCSDRCTSVVLPAHATATGRSAAMDKSNTVKLFVGNLALDTTQEELSAIFEPYGQVVSCSVLRQFAFVHLQGEGAAERAIRELNGREFRGRNLVVEESRGRPLHSTKVFVGNLSGMCTTEDLQQLFQTFGKVLECDKVKGYAFVHMENKEDALQAIEALHGTSFKGRPLSVELSKVQPSKQAPTGKIPCVNCGKQGHYAGECPVGKPSLEQYQSQAAVLAAAAAAAAGLPLQVQQSVHNSVYNTSTFDPTYAALTGITTGTRTDGNPVNPAVYGALASQVYGANVANQLYGSVANQAALTSGATQMYGQMTPNIYGQISANNAAAAAAAAAAAAYSTPVYTQTMGNQVYLTAAPGLDMQTAAAAVNPAYTVSPALYGAATPAYAHISAMGAADPTTAIFEAARQAHYFAQGQQVVAEQQAAAAAAAAKSGERDRSPLRRSVPLLPDPVMKPFMYQRAKPRRPLLPTPAGRAAEEAAEAAEDPMARYYAEYYQQLQQYPQFQYAYPPPGAVTAIAGMPGMSAVPAVPTMSAQQVATLDALRPVVPTAAAMAAAMAAPRVYEPPLPPPTRKEAILRRPELSLHTPEPPFR from the exons ATGtctctcagtgctgcagtcagTCCGCCCCTGTGTTCAGACCGTTGCACTAGCGTTGTACTTCCTGCTCATGCGACCGCGACAGGGCGAAG cGCCGCCATGGACAAGAGCAACACAGTGAAGCTCTTCGTGGGCAACCTGGCGCTGGACACCACCCAGGAGGAGCTGTCGGCCATCTTCGAGCCCTACGGCCAGGTGGTCAGCTGCAGCGTGCTGCGCCAGTTCGCCTTCGTCCACCTGCAGGGCGAGGGCGCGGCCGAGCGAGCCATCCGCGAGCTCAACGGGCGGGAGTTTCGGGGCCGGAACCTGGTGGTGGAGGAGTCGAGGGGGAGGCCGCTGCACTCCACCAAGGTGTTTGTAGGTAACCTGAGTGGGATGTGCACCACTGAGGACCTGCAGCAGCTGTTCCAGACGTTCGGGAAGGTTCTTGAGTGTGACAAAGTGAAAG GCTATGCCTTTGTCCACATGGAAAACAAGGAAGACGCGCTCCAGGCCATCGAGGCCCTGCACGGCACCTCCTTTAAGGGACGGCCCCTCTCAGTCGAGCTGTCCAAGGTCCAGCCCAGCAAACAGGCGCCGACAGGGAAAATCCCCTGCGTTAACTGTGGGAAGCAGGGCCACTATGCCGGAGAATGTCCCGTAGGGAAGCCGTCTCTCGAGCAGTATCAGAGTCAGGCGGCGGTGCTCGCGGCTGCGGCCGCTGCGGCTGCGGGCCTGCCCCTCCAGGTCCAGCAGAGCGTGCACAATTCAGTCTACAACACCTCCACCTTCGACCCCACGTACGCTGCTCTCACCGGGATCACCACGGGCACGCGAACCGATGGAAACCCCGTCAATCCAGCGGTCTATGGCGCCCTTGCCAGCCAGGTGTACGGTGCCAACGTTGCCAATCAGCTTTACGGATCGGTGGCCAATCAGgcagctctcacatcaggcgcCACCCAAATGTACGGCCAGATGACTCCTAATATCTACGGCCAGATTTCCGCGAATAATGCGGCCGCGGCTGCTGCGGCCGCTGCGGCTGCCGCCTACTCCACTCCGGTTTACACCCAAACTATGGGCAACCAGGTCTACCTGACCGCTGCCCCCGGATTAGATATGCAAACAGCAGCGGCCGCGGTCAACCCGGCCTACACGGTATCGCCGGCGCTTTACGGCGCTGCAACGCCGGCCTACGCTCACATAAGTGCCATGGGAGCGGCGGACCCCACCACGGCCATCTTCGAGGCGGCCAGGCAGGCGCATTACTTTGCCCAGGGCCAGCAGGTGGTCGCCGAGCAGCAGGCGGCGGCGGCTGCGGCGGCGGCCAAGTCTGGTGAGAGGGACCGTAGCCCCCTGCGGAGGTCGGTGCCTCTGCTGCCGGACCCTGTGATGAAACCGTTCATGTACCAGAGAGCCAAGCCGCGGCGACCCCTGCTCCCCACTCCAGCCGGTCGGGCGGCGGAAGAGGCAGCCGAGGCGGCGGAGGACCCCATGGCGAG GTACTACGCAGAGTActaccagcagctgcagcagtatCCCCAGTTCCAGTACGCCTACCCACCGCCCGGCGCGGTCACGGCCATCGCCGGCATGCCGGGGATGTCGGCCGTCCCCGCCGTCCCCACGATGTCCGCCCAGCAAGTGGCCACGCTGGACGCCCTCAGGCCAGTGGTCCCCACCGCTGCGGCAATGGCTGCCGCCATGGCTGCGCCCAGGGTGTATGAGCCGCCGTTGCCGCCGCCCACGCGCAAGGAGGCCATCCTCCGCCGCCCCGAACTCTCCCTTCACACGCCTGAGCCCCCCTTCCGATAG
- the rbm14b gene encoding RNA-binding protein 14b isoform X1: protein MSLSAAVSPPLCSDRCTSVVLPAHATATGRSAAMDKSNTVKLFVGNLALDTTQEELSAIFEPYGQVVSCSVLRQFAFVHLQGEGAAERAIRELNGREFRGRNLVVEESRGRPLHSTKVFVGNLSGMCTTEDLQQLFQTFGKVLECDKVKARHSSSAGYAFVHMENKEDALQAIEALHGTSFKGRPLSVELSKVQPSKQAPTGKIPCVNCGKQGHYAGECPVGKPSLEQYQSQAAVLAAAAAAAAGLPLQVQQSVHNSVYNTSTFDPTYAALTGITTGTRTDGNPVNPAVYGALASQVYGANVANQLYGSVANQAALTSGATQMYGQMTPNIYGQISANNAAAAAAAAAAAAYSTPVYTQTMGNQVYLTAAPGLDMQTAAAAVNPAYTVSPALYGAATPAYAHISAMGAADPTTAIFEAARQAHYFAQGQQVVAEQQAAAAAAAAKSGERDRSPLRRSVPLLPDPVMKPFMYQRAKPRRPLLPTPAGRAAEEAAEAAEDPMARYYAEYYQQLQQYPQFQYAYPPPGAVTAIAGMPGMSAVPAVPTMSAQQVATLDALRPVVPTAAAMAAAMAAPRVYEPPLPPPTRKEAILRRPELSLHTPEPPFR, encoded by the exons ATGtctctcagtgctgcagtcagTCCGCCCCTGTGTTCAGACCGTTGCACTAGCGTTGTACTTCCTGCTCATGCGACCGCGACAGGGCGAAG cGCCGCCATGGACAAGAGCAACACAGTGAAGCTCTTCGTGGGCAACCTGGCGCTGGACACCACCCAGGAGGAGCTGTCGGCCATCTTCGAGCCCTACGGCCAGGTGGTCAGCTGCAGCGTGCTGCGCCAGTTCGCCTTCGTCCACCTGCAGGGCGAGGGCGCGGCCGAGCGAGCCATCCGCGAGCTCAACGGGCGGGAGTTTCGGGGCCGGAACCTGGTGGTGGAGGAGTCGAGGGGGAGGCCGCTGCACTCCACCAAGGTGTTTGTAGGTAACCTGAGTGGGATGTGCACCACTGAGGACCTGCAGCAGCTGTTCCAGACGTTCGGGAAGGTTCTTGAGTGTGACAAAGTGAAAG CCAGGCATTCCTCTTCTGCAGGCTATGCCTTTGTCCACATGGAAAACAAGGAAGACGCGCTCCAGGCCATCGAGGCCCTGCACGGCACCTCCTTTAAGGGACGGCCCCTCTCAGTCGAGCTGTCCAAGGTCCAGCCCAGCAAACAGGCGCCGACAGGGAAAATCCCCTGCGTTAACTGTGGGAAGCAGGGCCACTATGCCGGAGAATGTCCCGTAGGGAAGCCGTCTCTCGAGCAGTATCAGAGTCAGGCGGCGGTGCTCGCGGCTGCGGCCGCTGCGGCTGCGGGCCTGCCCCTCCAGGTCCAGCAGAGCGTGCACAATTCAGTCTACAACACCTCCACCTTCGACCCCACGTACGCTGCTCTCACCGGGATCACCACGGGCACGCGAACCGATGGAAACCCCGTCAATCCAGCGGTCTATGGCGCCCTTGCCAGCCAGGTGTACGGTGCCAACGTTGCCAATCAGCTTTACGGATCGGTGGCCAATCAGgcagctctcacatcaggcgcCACCCAAATGTACGGCCAGATGACTCCTAATATCTACGGCCAGATTTCCGCGAATAATGCGGCCGCGGCTGCTGCGGCCGCTGCGGCTGCCGCCTACTCCACTCCGGTTTACACCCAAACTATGGGCAACCAGGTCTACCTGACCGCTGCCCCCGGATTAGATATGCAAACAGCAGCGGCCGCGGTCAACCCGGCCTACACGGTATCGCCGGCGCTTTACGGCGCTGCAACGCCGGCCTACGCTCACATAAGTGCCATGGGAGCGGCGGACCCCACCACGGCCATCTTCGAGGCGGCCAGGCAGGCGCATTACTTTGCCCAGGGCCAGCAGGTGGTCGCCGAGCAGCAGGCGGCGGCGGCTGCGGCGGCGGCCAAGTCTGGTGAGAGGGACCGTAGCCCCCTGCGGAGGTCGGTGCCTCTGCTGCCGGACCCTGTGATGAAACCGTTCATGTACCAGAGAGCCAAGCCGCGGCGACCCCTGCTCCCCACTCCAGCCGGTCGGGCGGCGGAAGAGGCAGCCGAGGCGGCGGAGGACCCCATGGCGAG GTACTACGCAGAGTActaccagcagctgcagcagtatCCCCAGTTCCAGTACGCCTACCCACCGCCCGGCGCGGTCACGGCCATCGCCGGCATGCCGGGGATGTCGGCCGTCCCCGCCGTCCCCACGATGTCCGCCCAGCAAGTGGCCACGCTGGACGCCCTCAGGCCAGTGGTCCCCACCGCTGCGGCAATGGCTGCCGCCATGGCTGCGCCCAGGGTGTATGAGCCGCCGTTGCCGCCGCCCACGCGCAAGGAGGCCATCCTCCGCCGCCCCGAACTCTCCCTTCACACGCCTGAGCCCCCCTTCCGATAG
- the rbm14b gene encoding RNA-binding protein 14b isoform X4 — protein MDKSNTVKLFVGNLALDTTQEELSAIFEPYGQVVSCSVLRQFAFVHLQGEGAAERAIRELNGREFRGRNLVVEESRGRPLHSTKVFVGNLSGMCTTEDLQQLFQTFGKVLECDKVKARHSSSAGYAFVHMENKEDALQAIEALHGTSFKGRPLSVELSKVQPSKQAPTGKIPCVNCGKQGHYAGECPVGKPSLEQYQSQAAVLAAAAAAAAGLPLQVQQSVHNSVYNTSTFDPTYAALTGITTGTRTDGNPVNPAVYGALASQVYGANVANQLYGSVANQAALTSGATQMYGQMTPNIYGQISANNAAAAAAAAAAAAYSTPVYTQTMGNQVYLTAAPGLDMQTAAAAVNPAYTVSPALYGAATPAYAHISAMGAADPTTAIFEAARQAHYFAQGQQVVAEQQAAAAAAAAKSGERDRSPLRRSVPLLPDPVMKPFMYQRAKPRRPLLPTPAGRAAEEAAEAAEDPMARYYAEYYQQLQQYPQFQYAYPPPGAVTAIAGMPGMSAVPAVPTMSAQQVATLDALRPVVPTAAAMAAAMAAPRVYEPPLPPPTRKEAILRRPELSLHTPEPPFR, from the exons ATGGACAAGAGCAACACAGTGAAGCTCTTCGTGGGCAACCTGGCGCTGGACACCACCCAGGAGGAGCTGTCGGCCATCTTCGAGCCCTACGGCCAGGTGGTCAGCTGCAGCGTGCTGCGCCAGTTCGCCTTCGTCCACCTGCAGGGCGAGGGCGCGGCCGAGCGAGCCATCCGCGAGCTCAACGGGCGGGAGTTTCGGGGCCGGAACCTGGTGGTGGAGGAGTCGAGGGGGAGGCCGCTGCACTCCACCAAGGTGTTTGTAGGTAACCTGAGTGGGATGTGCACCACTGAGGACCTGCAGCAGCTGTTCCAGACGTTCGGGAAGGTTCTTGAGTGTGACAAAGTGAAAG CCAGGCATTCCTCTTCTGCAGGCTATGCCTTTGTCCACATGGAAAACAAGGAAGACGCGCTCCAGGCCATCGAGGCCCTGCACGGCACCTCCTTTAAGGGACGGCCCCTCTCAGTCGAGCTGTCCAAGGTCCAGCCCAGCAAACAGGCGCCGACAGGGAAAATCCCCTGCGTTAACTGTGGGAAGCAGGGCCACTATGCCGGAGAATGTCCCGTAGGGAAGCCGTCTCTCGAGCAGTATCAGAGTCAGGCGGCGGTGCTCGCGGCTGCGGCCGCTGCGGCTGCGGGCCTGCCCCTCCAGGTCCAGCAGAGCGTGCACAATTCAGTCTACAACACCTCCACCTTCGACCCCACGTACGCTGCTCTCACCGGGATCACCACGGGCACGCGAACCGATGGAAACCCCGTCAATCCAGCGGTCTATGGCGCCCTTGCCAGCCAGGTGTACGGTGCCAACGTTGCCAATCAGCTTTACGGATCGGTGGCCAATCAGgcagctctcacatcaggcgcCACCCAAATGTACGGCCAGATGACTCCTAATATCTACGGCCAGATTTCCGCGAATAATGCGGCCGCGGCTGCTGCGGCCGCTGCGGCTGCCGCCTACTCCACTCCGGTTTACACCCAAACTATGGGCAACCAGGTCTACCTGACCGCTGCCCCCGGATTAGATATGCAAACAGCAGCGGCCGCGGTCAACCCGGCCTACACGGTATCGCCGGCGCTTTACGGCGCTGCAACGCCGGCCTACGCTCACATAAGTGCCATGGGAGCGGCGGACCCCACCACGGCCATCTTCGAGGCGGCCAGGCAGGCGCATTACTTTGCCCAGGGCCAGCAGGTGGTCGCCGAGCAGCAGGCGGCGGCGGCTGCGGCGGCGGCCAAGTCTGGTGAGAGGGACCGTAGCCCCCTGCGGAGGTCGGTGCCTCTGCTGCCGGACCCTGTGATGAAACCGTTCATGTACCAGAGAGCCAAGCCGCGGCGACCCCTGCTCCCCACTCCAGCCGGTCGGGCGGCGGAAGAGGCAGCCGAGGCGGCGGAGGACCCCATGGCGAG GTACTACGCAGAGTActaccagcagctgcagcagtatCCCCAGTTCCAGTACGCCTACCCACCGCCCGGCGCGGTCACGGCCATCGCCGGCATGCCGGGGATGTCGGCCGTCCCCGCCGTCCCCACGATGTCCGCCCAGCAAGTGGCCACGCTGGACGCCCTCAGGCCAGTGGTCCCCACCGCTGCGGCAATGGCTGCCGCCATGGCTGCGCCCAGGGTGTATGAGCCGCCGTTGCCGCCGCCCACGCGCAAGGAGGCCATCCTCCGCCGCCCCGAACTCTCCCTTCACACGCCTGAGCCCCCCTTCCGATAG